The Pelodiscus sinensis isolate JC-2024 chromosome 32, ASM4963464v1, whole genome shotgun sequence genomic sequence GGTGCTGCATGGGCATTGCAGTTTAGTTTCTtggggcctgtctacactaggaaattatttcagaatgactACATTTGCAATGatcactcccaaaataactgttttgaaattagcgttattccccaagggAAGCAGGAGTAAAGAtctcaaaataaccagcccattatttcaaaatcatgagcGTGGTAATATGAACGCTctgcatattatttcaaaataaggggaggttatttcaaaataattccctaacGTAGACTAGTGGGTGTTCCCAGTGTCTTTTATGGACTGGTCTCCCCAGcaggactacatttcccaggatGCACCAGAGTCAGGAACTCTATCATGCCCATCTTCTCACCCTCCTACCCAGAGAAGACCACTgggcatcatgggagatgtagtccaattGGCAGACTGCCTGATAGCGGAGAATGAGAAGATGAGGAACTGGTACTACAACTCCCATAAGGAGACAAAGTAACATGTCCACATCGAAATATTTCAGCGTATGGTGacttttctgcagaaaaaaaaatgtggttttgtTGAAAATTCATGGTCTTCATCAGTTTGTTTGTTCCAGAAGTTCCAATGAACACCCTGGCTAGACAGccatgggtgtgtgtgtttttttgggTGGAGGAGGACTAAGAATGGCATATTTCTGTCTCACAAGCGGTCCTGTTTTCACATTAAGGGGAGACCTGGGTTATGTGagaggagtttaaaaaaaaaaaaaagacacaactAGCAGGAACTAAGttccagctccttttataacaggggtggggaaccttttttgcgtTAAGGTTCACAGAAAAATCACACACGCCACACAAAAAAACAACACGCCACACAAAATCACACACGccacacaaaaaaacaacaaaaaacacctcactgacatgggcgaaagacactccccacatcctCCCACTCATcagtggggcccaggctaatagatatgtgtgctccagccccatggtggggctaCAGGGGGGCATGGACTCCCAGGGCCCTGATTCTTGGGGGCCAGACCCAAGCAAGCCcgggccttagtttccccactcctgttttataattattattattattattattttattatattataacTCGTAGAGCGTGATTCAGTTTTACTGCTTCTTCCAGAAAGCAGTCACTTCCCCCCCTGGCATCGGGTGGCTCTGAGGATCAGCTGTGCTGGAaacatggtcctgctgggagcCCTAATGGCCCTGAGCATTTGGGGTGAGTAGCTCAGCACCGTCCCTCCAGCGGTATTTTGACACGCTCATGTTCCTCCGCGTTGTCAGTCTGTTTCAGGCCCCCATGAATCGAATACCCGAGTGCCTCACAATTTTTGACACATGACTCCTCTGTGTGGCAGAGCTGCTGTCCCCTtctacacatggggaaactgaggcccacagagatttttttttaaagtgacttgaccaaggtcacatgggaagcctgtggcagagcagggaagtcACCCCTGTCCCGGGCTAACACTCAAGCCATGGGGCAAGAACACACCCCCTGGGTTCTGTTCCAGTTGCTAAGGGATGATGCGATACTGCCCCCAGGCAGGAGAGCACACAGGAACAGGCAAACAGTGACCCATTCAGGATGACTTTCCCTTTGCTAATGCCGGGGGGACCCATCTGGTTATAATGAAGGATCAATCCATCTAGCTAGTAATCCTCTCACAGAGCATCTTATCTGCCTCCCCCGTCGCCTTATCTGTCTGTCCCACTGCCTTTCGTCACTCCAACGCCCCACACACTGCCTTTCGTCACTCCAACCCCACACACTGCCTTTCCCCACTCCAacgccccccacacactgcctttCGTCACTCCAacgccccccacacactgcctttCGTCACTCCAACCCCACACACTGCCTTTCCCCACTCCAacgccccccacacactgcctttTCTAACAACCTGCCcccatgccagctgttcccccaTCATACCTCATAGAACAATGTGTCCCACCCGCCACCTTGTCTATGTCTTCCCCATTCTCTAGCAATCTATCACCCTCGCCCTGATTTATCTCATCTCTCCATCAACCTCCTCAACTCCACTGTATCTATCTACCCATCCCCATACACATCTATCTATCCCTCTATCTATCACCAGCCacctcctctatctatctatctatcaccatGCACcccatccatctctctctctcctctgtccccccataaggattagatagatagatagatagatagatctctctctcctctgtctccccataaggattagatagatagatagatggggtgggtgggtgggtggggatagatagatagatagatagatctctctctcctctgtctccccataaggattagatagatagatagatagatggggtgggtgggtgggtggggatagatagatagatagatagatagatagatagatagatagatagatagatagagggggtgtatgaggatagatagatagagggggtgggtggggatagatagatagatagagggggtgggtggggatagatagatagatagagggggtgggtggggatagatagatagatagagggggtggatggggatagatagatagatagagggggtgggtggggatagatagatagatagagggggtgggtgggtggggatagatagatagataaatagatagatagagggggtgtatgaggatagatagatagagggggtgggtggggatagatagagggggtgggtggggatagatagagggggtgggtggggatagatagagggggtgggtggggatagatagatagatagagggggtgggtggggatagatagatagatagatagagggggtgggtggggatagattgatagagggggtggatggggatagattgatagatagatagatagatagagggggtgggtggggatagatagagggggtgggtggggatagatagatagatagatagatagatagagggggtggatggggatagatGGGTGGCTGGAGATAGAGAGCGGGAGATCTAGGAACCCCAGTGCAGGATCTCAGACCGTGAGTCGGGCAAGGGGAGGAACGTGGCGGGGCCGTGGGTGGCCGGGGCCGGGGTACAGAGGCCGGGGGTGGAGCCATGAACCGGCCTGTggcgcccaggccctgcagctgaGGCTCTCACCCGGCGGGTCGGGACCCCGCAGCGCTCCGCTCTCTCCGCCCCATCCCCGTACAGCGCCGCCCGTCcctccagccgcccccccccaccgctcccgcTTGCTCCCCGCCAGCCCACATGTGGCCTTCCTCGCCGCCCCCCGTGGCAGCCCTCGCTCACTCCGCTCGTGCGGCCGCGCAGTCTTGCAGGGCCCCTGcagcggagcagagaacggcgcggGCCCCGCGGCCGGGAGAAGTGGACCCGGGGCAGACTGCCCCTGCTGCTCGCTGTCGCAGCTCAGGCGGACGCTGTGCGGCTCCCCCCCGGGCAGCTCGGCAGGTAAATGCAACTTGTCTCCGGCCGCTCAAGGCCCCTCTCTTCTGATCGGTCCTTGGGGGAGCTGGGGACCTGCCCCCAGTGCCGGTGCGGTGGGTCTGGGCTATTCCAGGTGCCTGCTCTGTAGGTCCCTTGATCTGAGCCTCACCTGGAAAAGGACCCTCCCGTGCCCCGCCCAGGCAGATGCTCTTGGCTGGGGAATGTCTCCAGCCTGCAAGGTCCCCTTAACCGAGGGGGCTGTAAACCCCACAGATCCTCCCACGCTGGCTGCCGGCTTCCCCTTACCCCTGTCTGGGTCGGGGGAGGCAAAGGAAAGGGTCGGACGGGGTGggggcttcctccctccccggctcCATCTCCAGGAGAAGGAAGTTTGGGGGCAGCTGACCCATTGTTCCGAGCAGGGATTGCGGAGTCAAAGATTCtgacggcgggggggggcaggtcaaaCAGGTGGGAGGTCAGGCTgggggccctgcaggagcccATGGGGGCCCTGGAAGGAAATCTCCCCCTTTAAAAATGTCACCAGTTTCAGGGCCCCAGTGGAGGGGTCTGGAGAGGGGGGCAAAAAGGAGtgagtgtgggtgggggaagggccaaatggggtggggtgctggggaggTATGGGGGGGCAAGAGCCGAAGGGGGCAGAGCCGAAGGGGGCAAAGGCAGAGTTGTagagaaggggaggaagaaggagagGCTATGggtggagtcagggcagagacATGGAGGAAAGGATGGGGCATGGGCGTGGCTaaaggtggaaggggcggggctacatgtcgaaggggcggggccacaggcagaaggggtggtgcCACAGGCAGAAGGGTGGGCGGGGCCACTGGAAGAAGGGCGGGgccacaggcagaaggggtggtgcCACAGGCAGAAGGGTGGGCGGGGCCACTGGAAGAAGGGCGGGGTCACTGGAAGAAGGGCGGGgccacaggcagaaggggtggggcgtGGCCACGGTTCTGACACCCAGGCCTCCTGACCTGCTGTGGCCCACGGCCATAGAAGACCTTAAGTCACATCGGGGTCCCTGTAACATTGCTCCCCACAACAAGATCTGCCAGCGACTCTCAGTCCTGACCCAcaccccctgctattccagccctgggctcaccCGAGCCCCACAGCTCGGCGGGTGCCCCAATCCTGACCGGCAGCCCCCCCGCTATTTCACCACTGGCTCGCCTCTCGGCAGACGAAATTTCTGCAAGCGAGGAACGTCCCCGGTCACCCTCCTAAACCATCCGCACCATTTCTCTGAGCCTCTAGGCCCACTAACGGCGTCTCTTTCCGTCTCCCCTCCCAGAGGGGTGCAAGCTCTGCCCCCCGAACTGGCAGCTGCATGGGGACAAGTGCTACTGGCTGTCCAAAGAGAGCAAAACCTGGAACCAGAGCCGGGAGGACTGCTCAGAGAAGAGTTCCCGCCTGCTCATCCTCCGGGGTCAAGAGGAGAAGGTAAAGTCCAGAGCAGGCCCTGCTGCTGTCATATCTGACCATCCCCTGCTCTTTCACCTCACGAGAGCGGGCAGCATCAGCCTGGGTAGACAGACGAGCAAGttcctttgtgcctcagtttccccaaagaCCACGCCCTGCTCCATCCAGAACCCAGCGAGTCTgtgggagagcaggggatgggagcCAGCTAGCTTCCTGCCCCCGAAGCAAGCAGGGTGATAGGAGGGCAAaatggggcagggctctggggagaaGAGGTGTGGGGCCAGGGGGAATTGGAGGAATGAGGCAGGGCTGCAGATGGAAGGGACGAGACGGGACtgatgggggaagaggtggggcaaggtggggggcggggcaaaggcaggaagaggcggggcttggGGCAAAAGAGGGTtgttccagcccttccctgggtgGGAAAGAGGTTACATGGCtccccagaaccccccccccccacccacccatccccacTGGCCCCAATGACTGACAAGCAGTTATAATCACCGGTGCATCTGTCGGGAACTTTACAGGAATTTATAAGAAACGTCACAGAGGGGATCTACTCCTTTTGGATTGGACTTCGCCTGACAGACTCCATGAGAAACTGGACGTGggtggatggttccctgttcaaTCAAACCAGGTGAGGATTTCTCGTTCTGTGTTTAACTCGGGCAAAACCGTGTCACTTCACCCTTCGGGCTGCTGGTGGGGCCAGAAGCAAACATAAGGCATGTATTTTCAGGGTAAGCCAGCCATCGTGCATCTCCAACCAGCAGCATGTGGTGCACATCTGgacttgccttggtgcacataacaaaatttattccgcatgtggatggagaaaaaaaaattagaacactagtcacaactagggttgccaggtgtctggtattgacccggccatgctggtatttttgcctcctgtccggtaaaaaaaaaaaaatcagaaaataccagacatctaaaatgtccggtattttctgattttttttccctggccaggaggcgaaaataccagactgtccgggtcaataccagacacctggcaaacctacacGCACTCAGCAATCGGGCCCAGtccccccgcttacctggttctgctgTCTGGTCCGGAGACTATATGGCCGCTGGCTGTCAGCCTCTTGGatccaaaaagcctcaaaggcatttcttaaaggggccatgctgagtttttaatttttttttaatgtatttatttaggcTTAAATTTCGGGATCTTTTTtgttctcaacaactttggtctcccctcttttttttcctcaacggaattttttccccagtggttttttttgggggggggggtattcggtatttttggttaaaccatctggcaaccctagtcacaactcccttccagaccctgaacTCCCTCCTCCACTCCAATTTCCTGCCCCAGGACACAACCCCTCCTTGAGccaaactccctcttagaccccacacctcctcctgcaccccaagactttcccccaagctcctttctgcaccctatctccatcccagaccctgcatccctttCATTAGTATCCTAGAAAAATGCAGCCCTCAATCACTTAGCAAATTCTTGGAGAGGCCCCCTAGGAAACATTacagcccacccctgagctaggtgATGGAGCTAGACTCCAGGGGTGACTTCCTTTGTGTCTCTGCAGGGTCTTGCTCGCGGCCCCTGGCgctggaagcagctgtggggtgTGGAAGGAGAATAAGATTCGCGGTGAAATGTGCAGCACTGACGTGAAGTGGATTTGCCAGAGAGATGCCGTCCCGCTCTGAAGGGCACGAACGGATCCCTTAGTTGATGAAGGGGCCGTGCAGGACGAAAGGCCAGGCTTTGGGTCACGTTCTcaaaggcggggggaggaggggcggcaAAAACACCACCCTCCACGCTGTCCGTGTCGGGATGCTGTAGAAACACGTAAGAGAAACAGCGCCCCCTAAGGGCCGCGGGTGAGCACAGAAATGTCTGCAAGCAATGCTCATATGAATGGAACGGCCCATCGCTGCATTTCCCAGGGGCAGATGGGAAAATAGGGCTGAGAGGACAGATCATCATGAACACAGACCTCGGTGTGTTGATGTACTGACTTTAATTACGAGGTTCAGGGGGTCACCGAGTtggtctgttacagaaaaaacaacaacaaatggtccggtagcactttatagactaacaacacaTAGACTAACACCACATGTAGaggggatcatgagctttcgtgggcacagcccgcttctacAGATGATCGTGCAAGTAGTCAGAGAGCTAGGCACATGAAATCAACAGTAAACCCTATGCCGAAGTTTGTGCCATTTATTAGAAGATTAACTTCCCCCAGAGTTTAAATGCTTGTAGTGGGTGTAGTGGGATTGCTGGAAAAGCCACCCAGATAGGTTCTCCCTCATATTTCTCCCTGCCCTAGTCTCTCCTTCTACACAGcaaaacattaaggctgtgtctacactggcacccttttccgtaaaagggatgctaatgagacacttgggaattgcaaattccgcaggggatttaaatatccccccgcggcatttgcatgaaagtaggaataagggatcctccggaaaagggcttattttccgcaagatcccgtctagactggtgcttttcttcGGCAAAacctcgagccggaaaaaagcagcagccatgttcatgcaaatgccacgggggatatttaaatatcccccgcggaatttgcaattccgaagtgtctcattagcatcctttttacggaaaagggtgccagtgtagacacagcctaagacacTTTGCAGAAAACCTAGACATTGCACTGTCTCCTCTGGCCCAACAGATGGCACTAGACCAGGGAAaatacacgttgaacctctctagtctggcactctctggtccggcaacctccATGGTCCGGCAACTATTTGAATAGCCGGATGTCctcttaccatgggtgtggccaagtttcccacagtcccataaagtttgtttacagccaccattcctggctctcagggttctgtgctgttatttagttcctATTTACCCTCAAATGTCTTCCAAgaacccagcaagcagtggaagagttgataatgctgctagataatattgaccttccCTTGGTTCGGCAaacaccggtcaggtcccaaaggcgccagactagagaagttcaagctgtaataaaaataaaccaaTCCATAAAAGAGAACAACATTATAGACTGGAACTAGCTGGAAAAGCAGCATTTTGCTCTGCAAAAGTTTTCacggaaaaaaaccaaacaaccttTCAAACATTTTTAAGCATGCCAATGGAACAATGTAAGGGCAAAATTTCTTTCCCTGCTTACAAGTTGTGATTCGTTCCCCATTTCTTCTACTTTGGAGACAGTGAGGCTATGGCTACCCTGCCGGTTATTTTGCGGAAGTGGATATGCAAatggaatgctcatttgcatatcttcttccgattcttttagcggaagaggttttgctgataaaaagccctgtgtagatggggctatTTGTAGGGAAATAACTCGTTTAAGCAAGATCCCTTATTAGGTTTACAGAagcttgcgcaaaaggtttttttccccctgacaaTTGGCCCCATCTACCcagggctttttatcagcaaaacctctttcaccaaaagaattggaagatgatatgcaaatgagcattgcATTTGCATCTCCTCTTCCGGGAAAAAAAATGGCAATGGTTTTCGTAGAAACATCATTTTCAGTGActtcatattttaattttctgaagggtttttttttcccaaaattattttgggggaaagcCAAGTGTTCAGAATTTTGTAAATGTTTtgcatttttcatattttgttcTTCTGTATACTTTCCGGGTGCCTGCCAACTTTTGCCATGTGGAAACCAATTTAAGAGTGTTTCTGAAAGTAATACTTGGTGTTTaaattaacatttatttaaaatcaaaAGTGTTACTTACAAAACCAcacttctacttcccctacaAACACATACCAGCCTCTCTCATTCAGGCTGTGGCTACATGGCCATTTttctgcagaagaggatatgcaaatggctgctcatttgcatattgtcttccaatttatttatttatttattcgtTCATTAGTTCTAACCTTCAACTCTATGACCATGTGCAAATTACAACAGAAGGAGCAAATAAAGTGCTTTTTTCCTATGTTAGCTTATAGTACTGACGAAGTAATAGCAAACTTCATAAAaacaaagggaatgaacagaaagtcATTAAATAGCTCAACAGGGAACATTCACACAATTAATTTTTCACTGGTTGTGAGATTGTTTTCCAGTGCAATTATTTAGATTCAGCCCCCATGGTCTGAACAGCTGATGCAGCTAGAAAATACCCAGCCAAAACAAGGGGAAAATATGCAGAAGTACTTGTAACTTGGAGTCCGAGGGGAATTAAACTTTTAGCTGACATTTGCAAATGAACCTTAAAAGCATCGAACGCTTCTTAGTGTCTTGCGCACACATTGATCTTCCTCCTTATCTCAGTTTCATTTGCTCGCTTACTAAAAACTTGACCAAGTGCCATCAAAAGGCTTTCATCTACCTCGGCTTCACGGCCCAGAACTTGTCTTCAAAGATGCTGCAGTTAAAATAAAAGGCACCCACTCTGGCTATGTGTCTGTTCTGCAAATTCTTGTGGGTGGAATATAATGGTGACACCGACCCACAATTCCTTCTTGCTCACACAGAGTCCGCCTAAAAACCACATAAGGGCCAGCATCTGTCCCGGGTACCTCCAAAGCCTTTTCACAGGAACATCCAGACTATTCGATTTCCAGTTCAGCCTGCCTCTCCTATCTGCCCTCCTTCGTTTTCCTCTTGGATCCAGCACGGACACTCTCGGTCCCATGTTAAGCAACCACATTTTGATCTGGGAGCCAATGTAAGGAAGCAGGAAGGAGCTCTCCATAAGCCTCTGATCCCCGTCCCATGTAACCTTAACTCCCCACTTTGTTGAGCGCTGTCAGGAGACAGCGAGAGCTAATGGAGCCTGGTTCGGAGACAGTCAAAGAAAACCCACTTCCTGGCTGCTTGTGTCTAGGAGGCCCTTGCGGGCGGCTGTCTCACATCTCTGCCGGCTGTGGATTTTCTTAGCCTGGGGCTGCTtaagattcatagaatcatagaaccatagagatggaagagacctcaggagtcatcaagtccagccccctgatctaggcaggaccaatcccaactaaatcaacccagccagggctttgtcaagctgagacttaaacacctctagggatggagactccactacttccctaggtaacccattccagtgcttccccacccccctagtgaaatagtttttcctaatatccaacctggacttctcccaccacaacttgagcccattgctccttgttctgccatctgtcactactgagaacagcctttcgccagcctctttggaacatcccttcaggaagttgaaggctgctctcaaatcccccctcactcttcgcttctgcagactaaaaagacccaacttcctcagcctctcctcataagtcatatgctccagccccctaatcattttggtttccctccactggaccctctccaatgtgtccacatcctttttgtagtgggggggcccagaactggacacaatactcaccagagccaaataaaggggaataatgacatctctggatctgctggcaatgctcctcttaatgcaacctaatatgccattcgccttcttggctacaagggcgccctgttgactcatatccagcttctcatccactgtaaccctcaggtccttttctgcagaactactacttaactggttggtccccagcctgtaactatgcttgggattcttccgtcccaagtgcaggactctacacttgtccttgttgaacctcatcagatttcttgtggcccaatcctccaatttatctaagtcactctggaccctctctctgccctccagcatatctacctctccccctagcttagtgtcatctgcaaacttgctgagggtgcaatccatcctctcatccgggtcattcataaagatattgaacaaaaccggtcctagaagcatggagcactccgctagaaaccgaccgacATCGTGACACCGagttgttgatcactacccgctgggcccggccttctattgTCTCAACCCATCTTCAGACGGCACTGCCTCCCTGGTCCACCGGCACAGCTAAGCTGAGGGTatttccacactgcaatcacatggTTTGGCTGCAGTTTACACAGTCTGACCCCAACTAGCTTTAATCttgaccagtgtttctcaaccagtggtgcgagtacccttaggggcactcgagagaagcctgggggggtacgtcagctcacctgaaatttggagaaaactgaatgtttggtTTAAGTTTTATAGCATTTTAGTATTTTAGTACGTTTTATACccgctatgattaagttgtttaaacaaatgagttGCAATGATAGCAAAATGTTGcgggtctgaaaactgtaggtactggagtacttataattttttttaaaaaaaactttatcaataaaagttgagaaacactgatctagattgtACTGGAGCAATGAGGCTGGAACCTCGAGGAAAGGCTCAGGTGGCTAGTCTAATGCTTGGGAGCATAGACTCATCTTACAGTCGGAGAAAGGCAATTCCTGTCACCCTAAGAATTTCCTCTTCCTAAGCGACAACAGATCAATTTAACTGCATTACACTGGGGGCGATGTCAGCCTACCGCATTCAGGAGCGAGTTTTAAATTTGGCGTGTAAACCAGAAAGGAGAGGGCTTCGCAGGAGCCACAACACAGAGCAAATTAAACGAGAAAAATAcaccgttaaaaaaaaaaatctgttaagctCTATTGAGGATCTTCTTGAGCGTAGTTCGGCGCATGCGGCGGCGGGTGTTTTCTCAGCCTTCTCCTGTCAACCCCCCGGCATCACGTCCTCTCTTGGCATCCCGTCGGGTTTGCTGCAGATCCAGTAGCGCTGTGTGTGGCACCAGGATGAAGTGGCAAAGCTGTCGCTCAGGTACACGCAGTCGCCTTTTCCTCTCACCGGAAACCTGCGACAAAAGACGCCCAGGAGATCAGAGCCTGTGCCCTGCCAGAATAGCCCCACAAAATTGCCCGCTTTCTGCACCACGTATCCAGTTATTCCATTCAAACCTTCCCTGGCAAGAAGCGGGAGAAGGGGAGATAAAGAGCTGAAAATGTTGATCTCCGGGAGACTCAAGGAACTGTCTTTTGGCTGCACCAGCAATGCAAGATGCCTTTGAACATAAACGTGGGGCACAAACACCGTTATTTCTGTAGCATGGCTGTGACTTTCGGGATTAGCCTGACTGAATCTACACCAGCAGCCATTGGTATGGACTCTGCATGGGCACCAGAGTCTCTTGTCCTACTTCTTTTTCTctagggaagaggaggaagggctAAAGTCCAGATTTTGAAAGGTATTTAGGGGTTGCTCCTCTGCTCAGTTGTGCAAGGCTTAAGTGACTTAGGacctaagggctgtgtctagactggcaagtttttccggaaaattatctgattttgcggaaaaacttgccagctgtctacactggccgcttgaatttccggaaaagcactgacgatctcatgtaaaatcatcagtgcttttccggaaaaactatgctgctcccgttcgggcaaaagtctttttccgaaagacttttgcacaaaagggccagtgtagacagcatagtcgtgttttccgcaaaaaagccccgatcgcgaaaatggcgatcggggcttttttgcggaaaaccgcgtctagattggccacggacgcttttccacaaaaagtgcttttgcggaaaagcatcctgccaatctagacatgcttttccgaaaatgcttttaacgg encodes the following:
- the LOC142823097 gene encoding killer cell lectin-like receptor subfamily B member 1A; the encoded protein is MAEEIVYADLNLQGESPCTGRPQPAHPAKSSHFPPWHRVALRISCAGNMVLLGALMALSIWASPLPEGCKLCPPNWQLHGDKCYWLSKESKTWNQSREDCSEKSSRLLILRGQEEKEFIRNVTEGIYSFWIGLRLTDSMRNWTWVDGSLFNQTRVLLAAPGAGSSCGVWKENKIRGEMCSTDVKWICQRDAVPL